A genomic window from Dechloromonas sp. A34 includes:
- a CDS encoding PilZ domain-containing protein, which produces MLDQRRHQRIRFASPPKVKIGYGGSLGGGGIENLSLSGLMVRTSLALEVGHSAGCEFSLFGSPVIDVPVTVVSRIGDVFGGRFQTGPINQVLIEDAINGALIKGQASILSVNEVGGRKIMRITGGLNGSLRSDFMHALTRVGVDEINLEAVTAVDQGGLALCLVATNRYSIGIGTQSECFALAWKQALSVPGALEGI; this is translated from the coding sequence ATGCTGGATCAACGACGGCATCAGCGCATTCGTTTTGCCTCGCCACCGAAGGTGAAGATAGGCTACGGTGGTTCGCTTGGCGGAGGGGGGATCGAGAATCTATCTCTTTCGGGGTTGATGGTACGCACCAGTCTCGCCCTTGAGGTTGGCCATTCGGCCGGTTGCGAGTTTTCCCTGTTCGGATCGCCGGTGATCGATGTGCCGGTGACGGTAGTGAGCCGGATTGGCGACGTTTTCGGGGGACGCTTCCAGACCGGGCCGATCAACCAAGTATTGATCGAAGATGCGATCAACGGCGCCCTAATCAAGGGGCAGGCCTCAATCCTTTCAGTAAATGAAGTCGGCGGGCGAAAAATCATGCGGATTACCGGTGGCCTGAATGGCTCATTGCGCAGTGATTTCATGCATGCGCTGACCCGCGTCGGGGTCGATGAAATCAACCTTGAAGCAGTGACTGCCGTAGATCAGGGCGGTCTTGCGCTTTGTTTGGTAGCGACTAATCGTTATAGCATTGGAATCGGCACGCAGTCAGAGTGTTTTGCCCTGGCGTGGAAACAAGCTTTGTCGGTTCCCGGTGCGCTGGAAGGTATTTGA
- a CDS encoding TonB-dependent receptor plug domain-containing protein, translating to MGKQMEQSCRARCKSLVVALAGAWLAGSANASDESLYFSDLPVVASVSRLPQRLADAPTAVTVIDRDMIKASGARDLNDIFRLVPGFQTYPNNTDAARVTYHGLTDEDYSPRVQVLIDGRSQYSPLFRNGVNWATLPVALEDIERIEVVRGSNSASYGSNAFLGVINIITVDPALVEGFSVSSNHGSQGVRDYTVRNGGKLGEAGDFRFTYQQRDDDGFSNQFDWIDSFRSKLVDFRADLAPTDHDVLQFSAGHIEAITQRGRLAKSGNVLTGGNDPGWPIHDYSQSNSYLQLLWRRALSPDSDFQIRYAYVADWASDRYAAKDSGFLYSVDEFGDRGVRHEIEAQHNFSPFDHTRVVWGGGWRNDSLRSETMFFGNPTVKRDVGRLFGNLEWKPSHWFTGNLGASTEHDSLAGTHTSPRLSGSFHLTPENTVRLGYARAYRTGSTADYRGNSWAVPYARADGLPLAPGVGVANQFTGDPDMPAEKLDSWELGYLGDWKRWKMSLDVRAFVEKVPNRLMVIDQNRNSDLIGDATVAVQKVRIQGIEYQWKWQPFEATRLMLNQAFIRVYADFLDDALANTNNTLSNLKDRSNIDMHADRSAPRHTTAAMLMQKLLLGLEFSLAGYWVDRMKWTRNSEVNGYTRVDGRLGYPFRWVGGGGEVAYTVQSLNGAHGEFKSSGLVSDRVVDRRQWVSLRLDF from the coding sequence ATGGGTAAGCAGATGGAACAGAGTTGTCGTGCACGGTGCAAATCGCTGGTGGTGGCATTGGCCGGTGCATGGCTGGCCGGAAGCGCAAATGCTTCGGATGAAAGTCTTTATTTTAGCGACCTGCCTGTCGTTGCTTCGGTGAGCCGTTTGCCGCAGCGTCTGGCTGATGCCCCGACAGCCGTAACAGTAATTGATCGAGATATGATCAAGGCCTCTGGGGCCCGTGATCTCAATGACATTTTTCGGCTAGTCCCGGGCTTTCAGACTTATCCCAACAATACCGATGCGGCGCGGGTGACCTATCATGGCCTAACCGATGAGGATTATTCACCCCGTGTTCAAGTGTTGATCGATGGTCGTTCCCAGTACTCCCCCTTGTTTCGGAACGGGGTGAACTGGGCGACATTGCCGGTGGCGCTTGAAGACATTGAACGCATCGAGGTGGTGCGCGGCTCGAATTCGGCCTCCTACGGATCCAATGCCTTTCTTGGGGTGATCAATATCATTACGGTCGACCCTGCACTGGTGGAGGGCTTTTCGGTATCAAGCAACCACGGTAGCCAGGGCGTTAGGGACTACACCGTGCGTAACGGGGGAAAGTTGGGAGAAGCGGGGGACTTCCGCTTTACCTATCAGCAACGGGATGACGATGGGTTTTCCAATCAGTTTGACTGGATAGATTCGTTCCGCTCAAAACTGGTCGATTTTCGCGCCGATTTGGCTCCAACCGATCATGATGTGCTGCAATTTAGTGCCGGACATATCGAGGCGATCACCCAGCGTGGCCGGCTGGCGAAGAGCGGCAACGTGCTGACCGGGGGCAATGATCCGGGCTGGCCGATTCATGACTACTCCCAATCAAACAGTTATCTCCAACTCCTGTGGCGCCGGGCCTTGTCGCCGGATTCGGATTTTCAGATTCGCTACGCCTATGTCGCGGATTGGGCATCTGATCGCTATGCCGCCAAGGACAGCGGATTTCTCTATAGCGTCGATGAATTTGGGGACCGCGGGGTTCGTCATGAGATCGAGGCGCAGCATAATTTTTCACCATTTGACCACACGCGTGTCGTATGGGGAGGCGGTTGGCGAAACGATTCCCTGCGGTCCGAAACCATGTTTTTCGGGAATCCGACCGTTAAACGGGATGTCGGACGTCTCTTCGGCAATCTTGAGTGGAAACCATCCCATTGGTTTACTGGAAATCTCGGTGCTTCCACAGAACACGATTCATTGGCCGGAACGCATACCTCGCCGCGGCTCAGCGGCAGCTTTCATCTGACACCGGAAAACACGGTCCGTCTTGGCTATGCACGCGCCTATAGGACGGGCAGCACCGCCGATTATCGAGGCAATAGCTGGGCAGTTCCTTATGCCAGAGCGGATGGTTTGCCGCTGGCACCCGGGGTAGGGGTCGCTAATCAGTTCACTGGTGATCCTGATATGCCGGCGGAGAAGCTTGATTCTTGGGAGCTTGGTTATCTTGGCGACTGGAAACGCTGGAAAATGAGCCTTGATGTCCGTGCTTTCGTGGAAAAAGTGCCGAATCGTCTGATGGTGATCGATCAGAATCGGAACAGCGATCTAATCGGTGATGCCACCGTGGCTGTGCAGAAGGTTCGCATCCAGGGAATTGAATACCAGTGGAAATGGCAGCCGTTCGAGGCGACCCGCTTGATGCTGAATCAGGCGTTTATCCGCGTCTACGCCGATTTCCTCGATGACGCCCTGGCGAACACCAACAACACCCTGAGCAATCTCAAGGATCGAAGCAATATCGACATGCACGCTGATCGATCCGCTCCCCGACATACGACGGCTGCGATGCTAATGCAGAAGCTGCTACTCGGGCTTGAGTTTTCGCTGGCCGGTTATTGGGTCGACCGGATGAAATGGACGCGTAATAGCGAGGTGAATGGCTACACGCGGGTTGATGGCCGGCTCGGCTATCCCTTCCGTTGGGTAGGGGGTGGTGGTGAAGTGGCGTATACGGTTCAATCGCTTAACGGCGCTCACGGCGAGTTCAAGTCCTCAGGACTGGTGAGCGATCGCGTGGTCGACCGTCGCCAGTGGGTTAGCCTGCGCCTCGACTTCTAG
- a CDS encoding diguanylate cyclase, protein MKPLSGGPCSPIGRHDEPAQSPPSSVAAALLPSTLIAIALVVYFTVSGIRTLEGELRAKGMATVRYLAPISEYGIIAGQIETLHALAQATVQESGVKAALVVNQKGRAIAVSGRVSLASETLRLSLDKPTMVAETERWMAFAAPVRRSLNETDSLFEPATPLKQAQAPEVIGHVFVEFDKSELASRQRELLVRGLLIVLLGLFLLAILAIAMADNMAKPVMRLVHAVREMSSGRLDSRVPALSSGEIGVLEQGFNEMAQHIEEAHYSMQARIEEATAQLAFQARHDALTGLLNRREFEHRLEKMLTSVQAGGDECSVLFIDLDRFKPVNDTCGHLAGDELLRQISLLFQGRLREDDTLARLGGDEFGVILANCSGARARQVAEDICGLAAAYRFIWQDKVFAIGASIGLTPINRRVRNITEILAAGDTACYRAKESGRNQVCEQEALNTQERRQETNGWATRIASALAENRLQIEAMPLIALQKDRLDGHFVELTARLNEPGQTPVALSALMDAAERYDLAPSIDQYFIETAVNALASAQRRTKKLHCLVPLSGASLGCREVIDAIAHKLSSHNISGNGLYLIFSEDVSTHQTSQAIEFSRQARALGCHIGLNDFGGGLSSFSHLRSIAPSCVKLSRSLTRDLGGNRASTALLRAIQEITADQDIYSIADGIEQNGAAEQLRSLGISYAQGNALAPSEPFEVWLEGAVFRTS, encoded by the coding sequence ATGAAACCACTATCCGGCGGGCCATGCTCGCCGATCGGGAGGCACGATGAACCGGCTCAATCTCCGCCATCATCTGTTGCTGCTGCCCTGCTGCCCAGCACGCTGATCGCCATCGCCCTTGTCGTCTATTTCACCGTCAGCGGCATCCGCACGCTGGAAGGCGAACTGCGCGCCAAAGGCATGGCTACCGTTCGCTACCTGGCGCCGATCAGCGAGTACGGCATCATCGCCGGCCAGATCGAGACGCTGCACGCACTGGCCCAGGCCACGGTCCAGGAATCCGGGGTCAAGGCCGCCCTGGTCGTCAATCAGAAGGGCCGGGCGATTGCCGTCAGCGGCAGGGTTTCGCTGGCCAGCGAGACCCTGCGCCTGAGTTTGGATAAACCGACCATGGTCGCCGAAACCGAGCGCTGGATGGCTTTCGCTGCCCCGGTACGGCGCTCGCTCAACGAAACCGACTCGCTGTTTGAACCGGCCACGCCACTCAAGCAAGCTCAGGCCCCCGAAGTCATCGGGCACGTCTTCGTCGAATTTGACAAGAGCGAACTGGCCAGCCGGCAGCGCGAACTGCTCGTCCGCGGACTGCTCATCGTTCTTCTTGGGCTCTTCCTGCTCGCCATCCTGGCCATCGCGATGGCTGACAACATGGCCAAACCGGTGATGCGCCTGGTCCATGCCGTTCGCGAAATGTCATCCGGCCGGCTCGACAGCCGGGTTCCCGCGCTGTCGAGCGGCGAAATCGGCGTCCTCGAACAAGGCTTCAACGAAATGGCCCAGCACATCGAGGAAGCCCATTACTCGATGCAGGCGCGGATCGAGGAAGCCACGGCCCAGCTCGCCTTCCAGGCCCGCCACGATGCACTGACCGGTCTGCTCAACCGCCGCGAGTTCGAACACCGGCTGGAAAAAATGCTGACCAGCGTACAGGCCGGCGGCGACGAATGCAGCGTGCTGTTTATCGATCTCGACCGTTTCAAGCCGGTCAATGACACCTGCGGCCACCTGGCCGGCGACGAATTGCTGCGCCAGATATCGCTGCTCTTCCAGGGGCGGCTGCGTGAGGACGACACGCTGGCCCGTCTCGGCGGCGACGAGTTCGGGGTCATTCTGGCCAATTGCAGCGGCGCCCGGGCCCGCCAGGTCGCCGAAGACATTTGCGGCCTCGCGGCGGCTTACCGTTTCATCTGGCAGGACAAAGTCTTCGCAATCGGGGCCAGCATCGGCCTGACCCCAATCAACCGGCGCGTCCGCAACATTACCGAGATTCTCGCCGCCGGCGACACCGCCTGCTATCGTGCCAAAGAGAGCGGACGCAACCAGGTCTGCGAACAGGAGGCCCTCAACACCCAGGAACGGCGCCAGGAAACCAACGGCTGGGCAACCCGGATCGCCTCCGCCCTAGCCGAAAACCGCCTGCAGATCGAGGCCATGCCGTTAATCGCCTTGCAGAAGGACAGGCTCGACGGACATTTCGTCGAGCTGACCGCCCGCCTCAACGAGCCGGGACAAACGCCAGTCGCGCTATCGGCGCTGATGGATGCAGCAGAGCGCTACGACCTGGCCCCGAGCATCGACCAATACTTTATCGAAACAGCGGTCAATGCCCTGGCCAGCGCCCAGCGCCGGACCAAAAAACTGCATTGCCTGGTGCCGCTTTCCGGAGCTTCGCTCGGCTGCCGGGAAGTCATCGACGCCATCGCCCACAAGCTGTCCAGTCACAATATTTCTGGGAACGGCCTGTACCTGATTTTTTCTGAAGACGTCTCGACTCACCAGACCAGCCAGGCCATCGAGTTTTCTCGGCAGGCCCGCGCCCTGGGCTGCCACATCGGCCTCAATGATTTCGGCGGCGGTTTATCATCGTTCAGCCATCTACGCAGCATTGCGCCGAGCTGCGTCAAGCTCAGTCGTAGCCTGACCCGCGACCTCGGTGGCAACCGGGCATCTACCGCGCTGTTGCGCGCCATTCAGGAAATCACCGCCGACCAGGATATCTATTCGATTGCCGACGGTATTGAGCAGAACGGCGCCGCCGAGCAACTGAGATCACTCGGCATCAGTTATGCCCAGGGGAATGCCCTCGCCCCCAGCGAACCTTTCGAGGTGTGGCTGGAGGGGGCGGTCTTCCGAACTTCTTAA
- a CDS encoding ABC transporter substrate-binding protein, giving the protein MLRFALHAFILLTFVSPLAWAGNIALTLSDNSGPYAEFSKALDEALAGTNWKVTATGKSDGTESPATRPDLLVTAGSEAFRLALARGGTTPVLATLLPRQSYDRILSDAGRVRARVTAIYLDQPPARQAVFLRQLLPSQKRIGMLVSNETRPQIGHYRQTFANAGLTLDSEDSDAEKTLLPAANALLPRVGVLLAIPDSTIYRRENIKALLITSYRHQRPVVAFSAAFVNAGRWPRYSQHRPRSRARQLI; this is encoded by the coding sequence ATGCTTCGCTTTGCCCTGCATGCCTTCATTTTGCTAACCTTTGTCTCCCCGCTCGCCTGGGCGGGAAACATCGCGTTGACACTCAGCGACAACAGCGGCCCCTACGCGGAATTTTCCAAGGCGCTGGACGAAGCGCTGGCCGGAACCAATTGGAAAGTCACTGCGACCGGCAAGTCCGATGGCACCGAGTCACCGGCCACGCGGCCGGATCTATTGGTGACCGCCGGCAGCGAAGCGTTCCGGCTGGCCCTGGCGCGCGGCGGCACAACTCCGGTTCTCGCCACCCTGCTCCCCCGCCAGAGCTACGACCGCATACTGTCCGACGCCGGCCGGGTCCGCGCTCGCGTTACCGCCATTTATCTCGATCAGCCGCCGGCGCGTCAAGCGGTTTTCTTGCGGCAGTTGTTACCGAGCCAGAAACGAATCGGTATGCTGGTCAGCAACGAAACTCGGCCCCAGATCGGTCACTATCGACAAACCTTCGCCAATGCCGGCCTGACACTCGACAGTGAAGACAGCGATGCCGAAAAAACGCTGTTACCCGCCGCCAATGCGCTGCTGCCACGAGTCGGCGTCCTGCTGGCCATTCCGGACAGCACAATTTACCGGCGCGAGAACATCAAGGCGCTACTGATCACCTCCTACCGGCACCAGCGCCCGGTGGTCGCCTTTTCGGCCGCCTTCGTCAATGCCGGGCGCTGGCCGCGCTATTCACAACACCGGCCCAGATCGCGCGCCAGACAGCTGATCTGA
- a CDS encoding SCO family protein, which translates to MSRWLVLGLMLFLGGPLTAHSAPPMAPEESVGIIPRYLLQDPNGRAVSSDDFRGRFQLIAFGYTYCPDICPTTLVEMATVLKELGADAERLQALFITVDPERDNGSILKTYTEFFDSRIIGLTGSPALVRRAADNFKIRYAKVREPGSQPEHYAVDHSAGMILLGPDGQFIKKFAFATPVAELARQIGEFVRRP; encoded by the coding sequence ATGAGCCGCTGGCTGGTCCTTGGCTTGATGCTCTTCCTGGGCGGCCCACTTACCGCCCACTCGGCGCCGCCAATGGCGCCCGAGGAAAGCGTCGGCATCATCCCGCGTTACCTGTTGCAGGATCCGAACGGGCGCGCGGTGAGCAGCGATGACTTTCGTGGCCGTTTCCAGCTGATCGCTTTCGGCTACACCTACTGCCCGGACATCTGTCCGACCACGTTGGTCGAAATGGCGACCGTTCTCAAGGAACTCGGTGCAGACGCCGAACGGCTCCAGGCGCTCTTCATCACGGTGGACCCGGAGCGCGACAACGGGTCGATACTGAAAACCTACACCGAATTCTTCGACTCCCGGATCATCGGCCTGACCGGCTCACCGGCCCTGGTCCGACGGGCCGCGGATAACTTCAAGATTCGCTACGCCAAGGTTCGCGAACCGGGCAGCCAGCCGGAGCACTATGCCGTCGACCACTCGGCGGGCATGATCCTGCTTGGCCCCGATGGCCAATTCATAAAAAAATTCGCCTTTGCCACGCCAGTGGCCGAACTCGCCAGGCAGATCGGGGAATTTGTAAGGCGTCCCTGA
- a CDS encoding cobalamin-binding protein: MSRLPQRIVCLTTETVEVLYALGEADRIVGISGYTVRPPEARKEKPKVYAFTSGDIDKILAVQPDLVLTFSDLQADIARDLIKAGVPVYAFNTRSIEDILGMVETLGRLVGAETKAATLVAGLETQVEQARAVAAQRFAKTGHRPRVYFEEWDEPNITAVRWVSELIEIAGGEHVFADLAVKPLARDRILADPLEVVRRDPEIIIGSWCGKHFRPEHIAARPGWTEVSAVRSGRLHEIKSAIILTPGPVAISEGLPQLLEIFDL; encoded by the coding sequence ATGAGCCGCCTGCCGCAACGCATCGTCTGCCTGACCACCGAAACCGTCGAAGTCCTCTACGCCCTGGGCGAAGCCGACCGTATCGTCGGCATTTCCGGCTACACGGTGCGCCCGCCCGAGGCGCGCAAGGAAAAACCCAAGGTCTATGCCTTTACCAGCGGCGACATCGACAAGATCCTCGCCGTCCAGCCCGATCTGGTGCTGACCTTCTCCGACCTCCAGGCCGACATTGCCCGCGACCTGATCAAGGCCGGCGTGCCGGTTTATGCCTTCAACACGCGTAGCATCGAGGACATCCTCGGCATGGTCGAGACCCTCGGCCGGCTGGTCGGCGCCGAGACGAAGGCGGCCACGCTGGTCGCCGGGCTCGAAACGCAGGTCGAACAGGCCCGCGCCGTCGCCGCCCAACGTTTCGCCAAAACCGGCCACCGGCCGCGCGTCTATTTCGAGGAATGGGACGAGCCCAACATCACTGCCGTGCGCTGGGTTTCCGAACTGATCGAGATCGCCGGCGGCGAGCATGTCTTTGCCGACCTCGCCGTCAAACCGCTGGCCCGCGACCGCATCCTGGCCGACCCGCTGGAAGTCGTCCGCCGCGACCCCGAAATCATCATCGGTTCGTGGTGCGGCAAGCATTTCCGCCCCGAGCACATCGCCGCCCGGCCGGGCTGGACCGAGGTCAGCGCCGTGCGCAGCGGCCGGCTGCACGAAATCAAGTCGGCGATCATCCTGACCCCGGGACCGGTCGCGATCAGCGAAGGCCTGCCGCAATTGCTGGAAATCTTTGATCTGTGA
- a CDS encoding cobalamin-binding protein has protein sequence MSNSSRCFASACRATRRNGSAWAAPWPTGNPHEKPPSLGAGRYLRPAPPARADLVVKDDTGYEIRLKGPARRIITLAPHAAESLYAAGAGDRLVGTVDYSDYPPEAKKVQRVGGYSRIDLEAVAALKPDLVLAWESGNNMTQVEKLRALGLTVYVSQPNKMENVADQLERMGQLAGTEAAANAAAASFRKRLAGLRAANANKPKVRVFYQIWKSPLMTVGGPQIISDAITLCGGTNVFGHLKQMAPTVSVESVLEADPEVVVATGMGDAKPEWLHDWDKWTRLTAVKRDNLFHINPDIMQRHTPRILDGAEKLCTHLDVARSHRPK, from the coding sequence ATTTCGAACAGCAGCCGCTGCTTCGCTTCGGCCTGCCGGGCAACGAGGCGGAATGGCAGCGCCTGGGCAGCGCCCTGGCCAACTGGAAACCCGCATGAAAAACCGCCATCTCTGGGCGCTGGCCGCTATCTTCGCCCTGCTCCCCCCGCCCGGGCCGATCTCGTCGTCAAGGACGATACCGGCTATGAAATCCGCCTCAAGGGCCCGGCCAGGCGCATCATTACCCTTGCCCCGCATGCCGCCGAAAGTCTCTACGCCGCCGGCGCCGGCGACAGGCTGGTCGGCACCGTCGATTACAGCGACTACCCGCCGGAAGCCAAAAAGGTACAGCGCGTCGGCGGCTATTCACGGATCGACCTCGAAGCCGTCGCCGCCCTCAAGCCCGACCTGGTCCTGGCCTGGGAAAGCGGCAACAACATGACGCAGGTCGAGAAACTGCGGGCGCTCGGCCTGACCGTCTATGTCTCGCAACCCAACAAGATGGAAAACGTCGCCGACCAGCTCGAGCGCATGGGCCAGCTGGCCGGCACCGAAGCCGCCGCCAACGCCGCCGCCGCCAGTTTCCGCAAACGGCTGGCCGGGCTGCGCGCCGCCAACGCCAACAAGCCGAAAGTCCGCGTCTTCTACCAGATATGGAAATCGCCGCTGATGACAGTCGGCGGCCCGCAGATCATCAGCGATGCGATCACGCTCTGTGGCGGCACCAACGTCTTCGGCCACCTCAAGCAGATGGCGCCGACGGTCAGTGTCGAATCCGTGCTCGAGGCCGACCCCGAGGTCGTCGTCGCCACCGGCATGGGCGACGCCAAGCCGGAGTGGCTGCACGACTGGGACAAATGGACCCGGCTGACCGCCGTCAAGCGCGACAACCTGTTCCACATCAATCCCGACATCATGCAGCGCCACACGCCGCGCATTCTCGACGGCGCCGAGAAACTCTGCACCCATCTCGATGTCGCACGCAGCCATCGTCCCAAGTGA
- the cobD gene encoding threonine-phosphate decarboxylase CobD, with protein sequence MLEHGGRLREAATQYNIPLANWLDLSTGINPDPWPVPTIPAACWHRLPENGDGLEAAAAAYYGNANLLPVAGSQAAIQLLPTLMQTAVVACISPIYSEHPQAWQRAGHRLRFLQNAMLPRALAAATPYVLLCNPNNPTADRHPHDIALDAAHQLKKRGGWLIVDEAFMDPTPEYSLTPLAGTTDAPNLIVLRSIGKFFGLAGARVGFVFAAADIRERMQEAMGPWTISGPAREAARLALQDTVWQSAARSRLLAASERLHQLLAPLGEIKSTSLFATLTSPHTPELHESLARQGILTRHFEQQPLLRFGLPGNEAEWQRLGSALANWKPA encoded by the coding sequence ATGCTTGAACACGGTGGCCGCCTGCGCGAAGCGGCGACGCAATACAACATTCCGCTGGCCAACTGGCTGGATCTGTCGACCGGCATCAATCCCGACCCCTGGCCGGTGCCGACTATCCCCGCCGCCTGCTGGCACCGCCTGCCGGAAAACGGCGACGGGCTGGAAGCGGCCGCCGCCGCCTATTACGGCAACGCCAACCTGTTGCCGGTCGCCGGTTCGCAGGCGGCCATCCAGTTGCTGCCGACCCTGATGCAAACCGCCGTCGTCGCCTGCATTTCGCCGATCTACAGCGAGCATCCGCAAGCCTGGCAACGCGCCGGCCACCGTCTGCGTTTCCTGCAGAACGCCATGCTGCCCCGCGCCCTGGCCGCGGCGACACCCTACGTGCTGCTCTGCAACCCGAACAACCCGACCGCCGACCGCCACCCGCACGACATCGCCCTCGATGCCGCCCACCAGCTCAAGAAGCGCGGCGGCTGGCTGATCGTCGACGAAGCCTTCATGGACCCGACCCCGGAATACAGCCTGACGCCGCTGGCCGGCACCACCGATGCCCCGAACCTGATCGTGCTGCGCTCGATCGGCAAGTTCTTCGGGCTGGCCGGCGCCCGCGTCGGCTTCGTTTTCGCGGCCGCCGACATCCGCGAACGGATGCAGGAAGCGATGGGGCCGTGGACGATCAGCGGCCCGGCCCGCGAAGCCGCCCGCCTCGCCTTGCAGGACACGGTCTGGCAGAGCGCCGCGCGCAGCCGGTTGCTGGCCGCCAGCGAGCGCCTGCACCAATTGCTCGCCCCGCTCGGCGAAATCAAATCGACCTCTCTGTTCGCCACGCTGACCTCGCCGCATACGCCCGAACTGCATGAAAGCCTGGCCCGTCAGGGCATCCTGACCCGCCATTTCGAACAGCAGCCGCTGCTTCGCTTCGGCCTGCCGGGCAACGAGGCGGAATGGCAGCGCCTGGGCAGCGCCCTGGCCAACTGGAAACCCGCATGA
- the cbiB gene encoding adenosylcobinamide-phosphate synthase CbiB — MNWSLAALAPYAMPLAALSAVLLDRLLGEPGRWHPLVGFGKLAAAVEKRLNRRTQLAGILAWALVVLPPVALALQLRPYAPFAVDVALLYFALGAHSLAEHAEAVARPLREGRLDEARRRVGWIVSRETAELDESGVAKAGVESVLENGNDAIFGALFWFALLGGPGALLFRLANTLDAMWGYRTERYNLFGRAAARIDDGLNWLPARLTALTYALLGQTRNALACWRAQAPGWDSPNAGPVMAAGAGSLGVQLGGAAVYHGQEEIRPPLGSGPAPVAADLGRAIALIRHSLWLWLAVLFVMGILNA, encoded by the coding sequence ATGAATTGGAGTCTGGCAGCCCTGGCCCCGTACGCGATGCCCCTGGCCGCGCTGAGCGCCGTGCTGCTCGACCGCCTGCTCGGCGAACCGGGCCGCTGGCACCCGCTGGTCGGCTTCGGCAAGCTGGCCGCCGCCGTCGAGAAACGCCTGAATCGGCGGACTCAGCTCGCCGGCATCCTGGCCTGGGCCCTGGTCGTACTGCCGCCCGTGGCGCTCGCCCTGCAGCTGCGACCCTACGCGCCCTTCGCCGTCGACGTCGCCCTGCTCTACTTCGCCCTCGGCGCCCACAGCCTGGCCGAGCACGCCGAAGCTGTCGCCCGGCCGCTGCGCGAAGGCCGGCTCGACGAAGCCCGCCGGCGCGTCGGCTGGATCGTTTCGCGCGAGACCGCCGAGCTCGATGAATCCGGCGTCGCCAAGGCCGGCGTCGAATCGGTGCTCGAAAACGGCAACGATGCGATCTTCGGCGCCCTGTTCTGGTTCGCCCTGCTCGGCGGCCCCGGTGCTCTGCTCTTCCGGCTGGCCAATACGCTGGATGCGATGTGGGGCTACCGCACCGAACGCTACAACCTGTTCGGCCGCGCCGCAGCACGCATCGACGATGGCCTGAACTGGCTGCCGGCCCGGCTGACCGCGCTGACCTATGCCCTGCTCGGCCAGACCCGTAATGCCTTGGCCTGCTGGCGCGCCCAGGCACCGGGCTGGGACAGCCCGAACGCTGGGCCGGTGATGGCGGCCGGCGCCGGCAGCCTCGGCGTGCAGCTGGGCGGCGCGGCGGTCTATCATGGCCAGGAAGAAATCCGCCCGCCGCTCGGGTCCGGCCCGGCACCGGTCGCCGCCGACCTCGGGCGGGCGATTGCCCTGATCCGCCACAGCCTGTGGTTGTGGCTGGCTGTCCTTTTCGTGATGGGAATTCTCAATGCTTGA
- the bluB gene encoding 5,6-dimethylbenzimidazole synthase, with the protein MENPSAPQAHAFSAADRAAVYQAIFNRRDVRGQFLPTPVPDDLLSRLLMAAHHAPSVGFMQPWNFLLVRSPEVKQRVHDVFAQANDEAARMFPDEKREIYSGLKLQGILEAPINLCITCDRSRSGPVVIGRTHIPTMDLYSSVCAVQNLWLAARAEGLGVGWVSIFHEKALQDALGIPHHIVPIAYLCIGYVSHFKDKPELEKAGWLPRLPVEELVFHEQWGAQNAAEAPLAAVLREMQADIQHKGVFPK; encoded by the coding sequence ATGGAAAACCCATCCGCGCCTCAGGCGCACGCTTTTTCCGCTGCCGACCGGGCAGCGGTGTATCAAGCCATTTTCAACCGCCGCGATGTGCGCGGCCAGTTTCTGCCGACGCCGGTGCCGGACGACCTGCTCAGCCGCCTGCTGATGGCGGCCCACCATGCGCCCTCGGTCGGTTTCATGCAGCCGTGGAACTTCCTGCTGGTCCGTTCGCCCGAGGTCAAGCAGCGCGTCCACGACGTGTTCGCCCAGGCCAACGATGAAGCGGCGCGGATGTTCCCGGACGAAAAGCGCGAAATCTACAGCGGCCTGAAACTGCAGGGCATTCTCGAAGCGCCGATCAACCTCTGCATCACCTGCGACCGCTCGCGCAGCGGCCCGGTGGTCATCGGCCGCACCCATATCCCGACCATGGACCTCTACAGCAGCGTCTGCGCCGTGCAGAACCTCTGGCTGGCGGCCCGCGCCGAAGGTCTGGGCGTCGGCTGGGTCAGCATCTTCCACGAGAAGGCCCTGCAAGACGCGCTGGGTATTCCGCATCACATCGTGCCGATCGCCTACCTGTGCATCGGCTACGTCAGCCATTTCAAGGACAAGCCCGAACTGGAAAAAGCCGGCTGGCTGCCGCGCCTGCCGGTCGAGGAACTGGTGTTCCATGAACAGTGGGGCGCGCAGAACGCGGCCGAAGCCCCGCTGGCTGCAGTTCTGCGCGAGATGCAGGCGGATATCCAACACAAGGGCGTCTTCCCGAAATGA